Proteins encoded within one genomic window of Deltaproteobacteria bacterium:
- the cysS gene encoding cysteine--tRNA ligase: MHPCAGMRLFLHDSASRGIVPFAPVDPERVRIYTCGPTVYRFAHIGNLRTYLLTDLLVRTLRNRGYGTFAVQNITDMGHMQQERLEAGEDKVIAAARAAGKSGREIARFFTEAFFRDGARMAFLPADVYPRASEHVPEMIALVSALEDRGAVYGEGGYRYFDVTKAPGYGIFSGAGLGEAEPAERTDEAIHRHKRRPEDFTLWMPAEPGREFQWESRWGRGWPGWHIECAAMAIRYLGPEFDVHVGGVDLRFPHHENSRAVAETATGKRFAAIWLHAAHLLVEGKKMSKSAGNEYTLDDLGARPRSGGEGYSPADFRYYCLTLHYSSPMNFTWEGQEAAARARSRLQAAFRRAALQATSGEVAAAALRAEFLDAISDDLNMPRALAVVHKAVRSGIGGDVARSLAAEWDAVLGVGLLSEADGDREVNGVREGEADKTPVEVEAMAQERETRRRARDYPAADALREKIRAAGYDVVDAAEGTPILRKIQGTREG, encoded by the coding sequence GTGCATCCGTGTGCCGGGATGCGTCTCTTCCTTCACGACAGCGCATCCCGGGGAATCGTCCCCTTCGCACCCGTCGACCCGGAGCGGGTCCGCATCTACACATGCGGCCCCACCGTCTACCGTTTCGCCCACATCGGGAACCTCCGTACGTACCTCCTCACCGACCTGCTCGTCCGCACCCTGCGAAACCGGGGGTACGGCACCTTCGCCGTACAAAACATCACGGACATGGGGCACATGCAGCAGGAGCGGCTGGAGGCGGGCGAGGACAAGGTGATCGCCGCCGCCCGCGCGGCCGGGAAGTCGGGCAGGGAGATCGCGCGGTTCTTCACGGAGGCGTTCTTCCGTGACGGCGCCCGCATGGCGTTCCTCCCGGCCGACGTTTACCCGAGGGCCTCGGAGCACGTTCCGGAGATGATCGCGCTCGTTTCCGCGCTCGAGGACCGGGGTGCGGTCTACGGGGAGGGCGGGTACCGCTACTTCGACGTGACGAAGGCCCCCGGGTACGGGATCTTTTCGGGGGCCGGCCTTGGGGAGGCGGAGCCCGCGGAGCGCACGGACGAGGCGATCCACCGGCACAAGAGGCGCCCGGAGGATTTCACCCTCTGGATGCCCGCCGAGCCGGGCCGGGAGTTCCAGTGGGAGAGCCGCTGGGGCCGGGGGTGGCCGGGGTGGCACATCGAGTGCGCGGCGATGGCGATCAGGTATCTCGGTCCCGAATTCGATGTCCACGTCGGGGGAGTCGACCTCCGGTTTCCGCACCACGAGAACTCCCGGGCGGTCGCGGAGACCGCCACCGGGAAGCGGTTCGCGGCGATCTGGCTGCACGCCGCGCACCTGCTGGTCGAAGGGAAAAAGATGTCCAAGTCCGCCGGGAACGAGTACACGCTCGATGATCTCGGCGCCCGCCCCCGGTCCGGCGGAGAAGGGTACTCCCCGGCCGATTTCCGGTACTACTGCCTCACGCTCCATTACTCCTCGCCGATGAACTTCACCTGGGAAGGTCAGGAGGCGGCCGCCCGCGCGCGCTCCCGCCTGCAAGCCGCTTTCCGCCGGGCCGCCCTGCAAGCGACGTCGGGAGAGGTCGCCGCCGCGGCGTTGAGGGCGGAGTTCCTCGACGCGATCTCGGACGACCTGAACATGCCGCGCGCCCTCGCCGTGGTCCACAAGGCGGTCCGGTCGGGGATCGGGGGGGACGTGGCCCGGTCGCTGGCGGCGGAGTGGGACGCGGTCCTCGGCGTGGGCCTGCTCTCCGAAGCGGACGGCGACAGGGAGGTTAACGGCGTCCGCGAAGGAGAGGCGGATAAGACCCCGGTCGAGGTCGAGGCGATGGCGCAGGAACGGGAGACCCGAAGGCGGGCGCGCGATTACCCCGCGGCGGATGCGCTGCGGGAAAAGATTCGCGCCGCGGGGTACGATGTCGTGGACGCGGCGGAGGGAACCCCGATTCTTCGGAAAATACAGGGGACCCGGGAGGGGTGA
- the nifU gene encoding Fe-S cluster assembly scaffold protein NifU, which yields MAAGPYSEKVMDHFMNPRNVGEIDGADGVGEVGNPACGDMMRLYIKIEEGRVRDAKFRTFGCGAAIASSSMLTEMIKGKTVDEARAITNLQVAEALDGLPAVKIHCSVMAEQAVKSALDDYEKKHAG from the coding sequence ATGGCGGCGGGACCCTATAGCGAAAAGGTGATGGACCATTTCATGAATCCCCGGAACGTGGGGGAGATCGACGGGGCGGACGGCGTCGGCGAGGTCGGAAACCCCGCCTGCGGCGACATGATGCGACTCTACATCAAGATCGAGGAAGGCCGCGTGCGGGACGCGAAGTTCCGCACGTTCGGGTGCGGGGCGGCGATCGCCTCCAGCTCGATGCTGACGGAGATGATCAAGGGGAAGACCGTGGACGAGGCGCGCGCGATCACGAACCTGCAGGTGGCGGAAGCCCTCGACGGGCTCCCGGCGGTCAAGATCCACTGCTCGGTCATGGCGGAGCAGGCGGTCAAGTCCGCTCTCGACGATTACGAGAAGAAGCACGCCGGCTGA